In Pseudobacter ginsenosidimutans, the following are encoded in one genomic region:
- a CDS encoding FecR family protein, with amino-acid sequence MKITYTLIQKFFENQCTATEAEAVARHLKQHPELMAMYLKSSWDAAGKENTVPAGYEDEMREVINKQIGKQTRSVRFRRISIAASLLVVAIAVWLLVPDNKTPAPAQANSVQGPAVKSNWTTQTNNSAKSRKIKLDDGTIVKLAPKAKIRYQEPFGILTQRNIYMEGVVDFDVANNKGNPFTVHSRLFSTTVLGTSFRVSESAMACNIKLFQGKVLIKSLKDSLKGWKQDLILMPGNEMNYSIEKGNMSVNRFIVEPGPRPQPAGTDHSVTDDDAMIFDNTPLPVVMKTLMTKYNCPISYDEELLKGKFFSGEVIKGDSLSVLLNLIANMNGLQISKKDDGYIITKSK; translated from the coding sequence ATGAAGATCACGTATACGCTTATACAGAAGTTTTTTGAGAACCAGTGTACCGCCACTGAAGCAGAGGCCGTTGCCCGCCACCTGAAGCAACACCCTGAGCTGATGGCGATGTACCTGAAGTCTTCATGGGATGCTGCCGGAAAGGAAAACACCGTGCCTGCAGGTTATGAAGATGAAATGCGCGAGGTGATCAATAAGCAGATCGGAAAGCAAACACGCAGTGTCCGATTCCGCAGGATATCAATAGCCGCTTCATTACTGGTGGTGGCAATTGCTGTTTGGTTGTTGGTCCCCGATAATAAAACTCCTGCGCCGGCACAGGCAAATTCAGTACAGGGACCGGCTGTAAAATCAAACTGGACAACACAAACAAACAATTCCGCAAAGAGCCGGAAGATAAAACTGGATGATGGTACCATCGTGAAACTGGCGCCCAAAGCGAAGATCAGGTACCAGGAACCATTCGGAATACTTACGCAGCGGAATATCTATATGGAAGGTGTGGTTGATTTTGATGTAGCTAATAATAAAGGAAATCCATTCACTGTACATTCCAGATTGTTTTCAACCACGGTATTGGGCACTTCATTCAGGGTATCAGAATCGGCGATGGCCTGCAACATAAAACTATTTCAGGGTAAGGTGCTGATCAAATCACTGAAGGATTCGCTGAAAGGCTGGAAACAGGATCTCATCCTGATGCCCGGCAATGAAATGAACTATAGCATCGAAAAAGGAAACATGTCTGTGAATCGATTCATTGTTGAGCCAGGTCCCCGCCCCCAACCCGCCGGCACTGATCATTCCGTCACTGACGATGATGCCATGATCTTCGATAACACACCTTTGCCGGTGGTGATGAAAACATTGATGACCAAATATAATTGTCCAATATCCTATGATGAAGAACTATTGAAAGGAAAATTCTTTTCCGGCGAAGTGATCAAAGGAGACTCATTATCCGTATTGCTGAATCTGATTGCAAACATGAACGGTCTGCAGATTTCAAAAAAAGATGACGGCTATATAATCACGAAATCTAAGTAA
- a CDS encoding RNA polymerase sigma factor, which yields MIQITEIKKGDQVAYQAVYDLYHAKLFHYFLKRTRIKEQAKDLTQQSFIKLWKSRHTLSDAYSLDTQLFTIASSIFVDHLRKQAAERKYQHRLEDDLCEQPALVCHSNTDYESADYLDAVSEDLPPIRRNVFMLKIAKGYSNKEIAEQLSVSIKTVEDHYSKALKHVRSLVTILLFLHILFSQY from the coding sequence TTGATCCAGATAACTGAAATAAAGAAAGGCGATCAGGTTGCATACCAGGCGGTATACGACCTGTATCACGCTAAATTGTTTCATTATTTCCTGAAGCGTACCCGCATAAAAGAGCAGGCGAAGGATCTAACCCAGCAATCGTTTATCAAACTCTGGAAATCAAGGCATACTCTCTCTGATGCATATTCCCTCGATACACAGCTCTTCACCATTGCCAGCTCCATTTTTGTGGATCACCTGCGCAAACAGGCTGCTGAACGCAAATACCAGCATCGCCTGGAAGATGATCTCTGCGAGCAACCTGCACTGGTCTGTCACTCCAATACAGACTACGAATCCGCCGATTACCTCGATGCCGTTTCGGAAGACCTTCCACCCATCCGCAGGAATGTTTTCATGCTGAAGATCGCCAAGGGCTATTCCAACAAGGAAATAGCAGAACAGCTTTCTGTAAGTATCAAAACGGTGGAGGACCACTATTCCAAGGCATTGAAGCATGTACGCTCCCTCGTTACCATCCTGCTTTTTCTGCATATCCTTTTTTCCCAGTATTAA
- a CDS encoding DUF1810 domain-containing protein has product MTYKNNLTRFLKAQEGVYDIALTEIRNGKKSSRWMWFIFPQIYGLGSSETSNHYAIRNMSEAREYLDHEILGPRLTGISNALLKLPGSNPIDIFGSIDSMKLQSSMTLFSLLAHNIPVFEQVLNKYFDGVKDEKTVELLNIDIE; this is encoded by the coding sequence ATGACATACAAAAACAACTTGACAAGGTTCCTGAAAGCACAGGAGGGAGTTTATGATATAGCCTTGACTGAGATCAGGAATGGTAAGAAAAGCAGCAGATGGATGTGGTTTATTTTCCCACAGATTTATGGGCTGGGGTCCAGTGAAACTTCCAATCACTATGCCATCAGGAATATGAGCGAAGCAAGGGAATATCTTGATCATGAAATTTTAGGCCCACGGCTGACGGGGATCAGCAACGCGTTATTAAAGTTACCTGGCAGCAACCCCATCGACATATTTGGAAGTATCGACAGTATGAAGTTACAGTCGTCAATGACCTTGTTTTCACTGCTTGCCCATAACATTCCGGTTTTCGAACAAGTCCTGAATAAATATTTTGATGGGGTAAAAGATGAAAAAACGGTTGAATTGCTAAACATAGATATTGAATAA
- a CDS encoding class I SAM-dependent methyltransferase, whose protein sequence is MNDDQTKLYWEANADTWSHLSRAGADIYRDEINTPEFLKHLPDIDGLTGLDIGCGDGYNTRLLADKGAKMTGLDISEKFITNASLNNPHASIEYKTGTALHTSFPNGTFDFATGFMSFMDVSDIDQLFRELNRILKPGAFVQFSISHPCFNPLNRKNLKDENGKVYAVELSSYFDTDNVIIEEWLFDINTGAVQPGMQPFRIPRFIRTLSQWFNAMAGNGFTIEMMNEPRPTPASIKRKPKLINATVVAYFLHIRCRKSYNK, encoded by the coding sequence ATGAATGATGACCAGACCAAACTGTATTGGGAGGCCAATGCCGACACCTGGAGCCACCTGAGCAGGGCAGGAGCGGATATTTACCGGGACGAGATCAATACTCCTGAATTCTTAAAACATCTGCCTGATATCGATGGCCTGACTGGCCTGGATATTGGATGCGGCGATGGCTACAATACAAGGCTGTTGGCAGACAAAGGAGCTAAGATGACCGGCCTCGACATATCCGAGAAATTCATTACCAATGCATCCCTGAACAATCCACATGCTTCCATTGAATACAAAACTGGAACTGCGCTCCATACATCGTTTCCGAATGGAACATTCGATTTTGCAACAGGATTCATGAGTTTCATGGATGTATCAGATATCGATCAACTGTTCAGGGAGTTGAACAGGATATTGAAGCCAGGCGCTTTTGTGCAATTTTCGATATCACATCCCTGCTTCAATCCGCTGAACAGGAAAAACCTGAAAGATGAAAATGGAAAAGTGTACGCTGTAGAGCTCAGTAGTTATTTTGATACAGACAATGTAATCATCGAGGAATGGCTGTTCGATATTAATACAGGCGCTGTTCAGCCAGGAATGCAGCCTTTCCGGATCCCAAGGTTCATCCGGACACTTAGCCAATGGTTCAATGCGATGGCAGGGAATGGATTTACGATCGAAATGATGAATGAGCCCCGGCCCACACCTGCCTCCATCAAAAGAAAGCCAAAGCTGATCAATGCTACGGTTGTAGCCTATTTTCTTCACATTCGCTGCCGAAAATCTTACAATAAATGA